The genome window TTAAATGTTTTTCTTGCAACAGTTTTGTTTGACGATCACGAAcagtgaaacacagggagagagagagaaatccaattgcaggtatttattGAGGGGTACCCAAATCGTTGTCAacacaagccaaggtcaaaaccaaaacagcagtccaaaacaaaccaacaaataaacaaaggaggGAACTGGAAAAGGAATGGAATGGGAACTtggaggacgagaagacaatAAAGAAACTCGGAATACGAGAAGGCTGGAAAcacgaaaggtaaggactccatacagacaacaggaaaagactggtaaatatagggaggctaatgacaatgaagtgaatgcacctggtgcaattagcaggagtgcaattactgtgatgacaggacaagactaaaggaattgtagtgcctacggtgaagtgcttAAGGGGAAgggagcccactagtggacacccagggaaacagagaccagacagcgtgacattaccccctcctccacggagcagctgccagatgctccacccgaacccaagggaaaaccgaagacacaaagagaccaggaggaaGGTGGAGCGgcagaggaccagggggagggacgatcaccagtgacttgactctggaaggtcaacgatgactagccctgactctcgaaggtcaacggtgactagcgctgactctggagggtccaagagcacctgactcgactctggagggtccgtgagcacttgactcgactctggagggtcaaccggaacctgactcaactctggaaagtcaacgggcacctgacttgactctggaaggtccacaggaacctgactcgactctggagggtcaactggaacctgacttgactctggagggtcaattggaacctgactcaactctggagggtcaaccagaacctgactcaactctggagggtcaacgggaacctgactcaactctggagggtcaaccagaacctgactcaactctggagggtcaacgggaacatgacttgactctggagggtcaattggaacctgactcaactctggagggtcaaccagaacctgactcaactctggagggtcaaccagaacctgactcaactctggagggtcaactggaacctgactcgactctggagggtcaactggaacctgactcgactctggagggtcaattggaacctgactcaactctggagggtcaaccagaacctgactcaactctggagggtcaaccagaacctgactcaactctggagggtcaactggaacctgactcgactctggagggtcaattggaacctgactcaactctggagggtcaaccagaacctgactcaactctggagggtcaaccagaacctgactcaactctggagggtcaaccagaacctgactcaactctggagggtcaactggaacctgactcgactctggaggatcaacgggaacatgacttgactctggagggtcaattggaacctgactcaactctggagggtcaaccagaacctgactcaactctggagggtcaaccagaacctgactcaactctggagggtcaactggaacctgactcgactctggaggatcaacgggaacatgacttgactctggagggtcaattggaacctgactcaactctggagggtcaaccagaacctgactcaactctggagggtcaacgggaacatgacttgactctggagggtcaattggaacctgactcaactctggagggtcaaccagaacctgactcaactctggagggtcaaccagaacctgactcaactctggagggtcaactggaacctgactcgactctggaggatcaacgggaacatgacttgactctggagggtcaattggaacctgactcaactctggagggtcaaccagaacctgactcaactctggagtgtcaacgggaacctgactcaactctggagggtcaaccagaacctgactcaactctggagggtcaacgggaacatgacttgactctggagggtcaattggaacctgactcaactctggagggtcaaccagaacctgactcaactctggagggtcaacgggaacctgactcaactcaggaaagcccactgtagctgccatcctctgcagtggctccaggCTGGCGGCCGCCTTGTGCAATGGcactgggttggtggccatcttgtactgtggcgctggctcagcagacgtgacgtgaacactcctgggaatctctaggatttttgacagcatggagaaataatcccaAAATGTTTCAGCGGCCattttgggcattggcgctgggctaGCGGCCATTTTGCATCGTgtcgctgggctggtgaccactttgtgctgtggcgctgtaatggcgtccatcttgcctcatgGCACTGAGCTTGTGACCATCTTGTGCCGTGGCGCTGGACTTGCGGCCATCCTGGCTAGTGGTgccgggctggcggccatcctgggcagcAGCACTGAGCCGGCGGCCATTCTGTGCAGcagcgctgggctggcggccatcttgtgcaatgGCGCTGGGCTgccggccatcttgtgcagtggcattGGATCGGTAGACGTACGCTTCCTTTCTCCTCTCCACCCACCATGGTGAGACGGCGGCTCCCATCCGTTCCACACGAGCCCAGGGTCGAAGGGGGaccatggtggagagcgatgccgAACCTCCTCTCTACCACTAACTCCTTTTCGACCTCCCCCGGTCCCATGGAAAACcaccaggcgggttccctcaaaacCATTCCTATctcgctcggtggctggggaggaaacatGAACAGACATACCACTGGATCTcagtgatggagtccttctgtgacgatcgcgaccagtgaaacacagggagagagagaaatcCAATTGCTGGTATTTATTGAGGGGTACCCAAATCGTTGTCAacacaagccaaggtcaaaaccaaaacagcAGTCCAAAGCaaaccaacaaataaacaaaggaggGAACTGGAAAAGgaaaggaacgggaactcggaggacgagaagacagtGAAGAAACTCGGAATACGAGAAGGCTGGAAAcacgaaaggtaaggactccatacagacaacaggaaaagactggtaaatatagggaggctaatgacaatgaaGTGAATgtacctggtgcaattagcaggagtgcaattactgtgatgaaaagACGACTAGTGGAATTCTAGTGCAAGTGAAAGTGCTTAAGGGCACGTGAGCCCattagtggacacccagggaaacagagactagacagcgtgacattttGGCCACTTAGTTCACAACTGTCCAGATAAATTTGCAGCCAATGAAAGGAATGTAATTGAGATTTCTGATAGTGGTGATGTGGCTGATGTTGCTGGTGCAGCGGCGCTGGAATCCCCGGGGGAAGGCGCGCTGGTGACGGCTACAGGTCTATCCAGCGAGATTGCGACTGGATCGACCTCGCCACAACCGCCTTCAGTTTCGGATCACTCTGAATTGCTTTCGGATGCGGGTGTGAAGGATCAAGCAGGTGTGTCACAAGGCTCTACAGTCTGTAGTGATGAGCAAAATGATAGAGCTTCAGGAAATTATTCAGCTGCATTGCAAGAAATGTCTGAGGAGAGTAGTTGTGTAAGAACGGAAGAAGAGAAATCCATTTTTAAAATACcacaaaaaaaggaagaaaagtgACTGAAGTACTTGAATGCtaaaataagcaaaaaagtgaAATGCCTAGAGATGAAGAGCAGGATACTGTGAGTGATGGTGAGTCTTCTGACTCTAGTGGGTCTCTTTCTCAATGCGAGTTTGATGGACGGAGTTATGAGCTTGATGACATAAAGTTATTTCTCAGGTCGCCTTAAAATAAAAGAGGTGTGCAAGTGCAGGAATATTTTCCTGATCTAAAACAGTTTGTGGAAAAAGCGAAGGGCTTAATGGCAGAGGGGTCTTTCACGAACAAGGAAGTCTACCAATTAAAGAAAATCGTGAGAAATCTTAACAATGCCCTGAATAATGACACTGGTTAACGTTAACAGCAGGAATGCtaatttttctttgctttttggtttgtttgtttttctttcttattagTCATGAGTGAAGTGCATTTAGCCACTTTGAATGTCAATGGTGCTAGAGATTCCAGAAAAAGAACAACAATATATGAACtaatcaaaaagaaaaatattgatgTTGCTTTTTTTACAAGAAACCCACAGCGATGTGAAAAATGCTGTTGACTGGTTAAGAGAGTTTGATGGCACTGCTGTGCTAAGCCATAATACTTCTGTCAGTGGGGGAGTGGCCATTTTATTTGCAAAGAATTTTAGTCCTGTTTCTTACATGGTTAATGAAATTGTTAAAGGTAGGCTCTTGAAAGTTTGAGCAGCTTTTGAAAATTATGTGTTTGTCTTTATTTGCAGTGGCGCAAAAAGTGGGTTTGCGCCATATGCGACGTTTAGGGGTGCCGGACCATGGGGGGCGCCAAAGCgatggttacattttttttttataataaaaaaataaaaaaacatatttaaagttatatatatataaattaggggtgtaacgatacgcgtattcgtattgaaccgttcggtacgaggctttcggttcggtacgcggtacgcattatgtaccgaacggttcgttgggctaattaattatatttggaaaataaataaaaaattgtaaaatataatgatatgcgttcaacaaggtagcccaataacccaaacgacgtaacaggcaacgcccctgacacccccgaagaagaaaaaaaaaacaccaacttatatgtttatgttaggctactcagtcaggcgctcgctcactcagtatgcgctgaaggctcgttgcaaaatggccaatgcgtttaacagaccagaaatataagatcctccagtaaccaacaggtctggtgtttgggtgcactttaccaatcgatcggggcatccaaacaagcacggaaatcaaaatggactagtactgtactgtgtcagaatttcctgagcagtacgatacaattaacaggcctgcacgttattagatagaagaactgttataaatagaacgtatgcacgggcagttttgaaaactccacctactttgctcttggcatagtgctgCGCAAATCGctttgtatctgaagggcaacgctgagcccagggtccagcgcagcgcagcgcataccgcgtcctgtgtgaaagaccctttagtcattttgcaaggagccttcagcgcgtactgcgtgagcgagcgccttactctgtagtggaaaacgcaggttttaagaacatgcttaatgtaattgagccccgttacaatattccttcacgagcccatttcagccagaccgtaattcctgctttgttccaaaaaacataagccctatagagaaccaattgagtaaaaacacactcaatataaagagttatagagttccataaaAAGTttaatctttgtatttgttcataactactacaacaatataacattttcattttctttttaataaggatctgtttttgctttatacagtatgctgctaagaaaacaccatagaagatgggtaaagaatagctccatcattgttcaatgtaaaaaaaaaaaaaaaaacatactttgttagttttaattaaaaaaatgtttttaaatcaaggaaatgtatctgccatttttttctttttgctgtatctaaaacataccgaaccgtaccgaaccgaaccgagacaccagtgaatcgtatcgaactgaaccgtgaattttgtgaaccgttacacccctaatataaatatatatactcgCGAGGCTCTATGTCTAAATTCTATGATGGAATATTATGAGGGCACAGGCGCCTGTTAGTCctctaaaattttatatatatatacattttttacttaacttaatcAAAAATTTTCGAAAATTGTCTTTTGCTAAGGTCAACTTGCAAAAAAGTAATGCTTTATTGTTGGGTTAGAGGTCTAATGGGATACCTTGTCTGCCTGATGGGTTGTGTTGGGGCAGGGGAGGCTTAAAATATTTAGGAATTTATTTGGGAGATGATAGTTTTTTACAGAGAAATTGGGAGGAGGTTGCTTCCTCACTTTGGCATAGATTGGCCTGTGTAGACCCTTCTTCACAGTTTTTGTCTGAAGTTCAAGCCACTCTTGTGAATTTTTATTGGGATAAACTACATTGGGTTCCGCAGAGTATTTTATACCTCCCCAAAGAAGAAGGTGGACAAGGGTTAATTTATTTACAAAGTAGagttgcaactttttttttttagatttttggaTGGTTCAACAAGCTGTAGCTGGCGCTCTGCTAGCTGCACCATTCTGCGTACTGTTGGAGGTTTTGGACTGGATAAATCACTCTTTTTAATGGATCCTACAAAGTTGGATTTATCGGAACTgcctattttttttatcagaatctCTTCAAactgtggagtttttttttggGTCCGTCAGACTGAGAATTTTTGCTCTCTTCACTGGTTATTAATGGAGCCTTTGATTCTGGGGGCCCGTTTGGATATTACTGCACGTTTTAGCCTACAAGGATCCAGCACCTCTCTTAGGGAATCCAGGATTTTCACTTTGGGACACTTACTGACTATAACTGGGCCTCAGAGTTAAGACTCTGTTTTACAGTTGAGGAAGACCACATGTTGAAGGATTTCTTTGCAGGGGTTAGTGTTCCTGATACTGAGGATCCTTTTCCTTGTTTATTCTTGCAACCCATTCTTGATGAGAATATAGGCCTTAATTTTCTGTTAAAATCATATGAATCTTTGGTTTTAGATTTCTTATCATGTGAAGGTAAAAAACTGTATAGAGcttgtgttttgatatttaacAAGAAGTCTTTGGTCAGCAGAATCGATACACCATGGCGTTCTGTTTTCAGTTTGGAAAATGATGTAAAACCCGAATGGAGATCTTTGTATAAGCCACCATTGTCAAAGAGGGTAGGTGATAAACAATGGAGGGTTTTGCATGGTGCCATTGCGGTTAATTCTTTTATCTCTGTGAGGAACCCAGAAGTTGATCCTGGATGCCCTTTTTGTCTCCAAAGAGAGACTATCTTTCACGCATTCATCCACTGTTGTAGATTACAGCCTTTATTTGTGAAGCTAAAAGAATAGTTTGGTAGGTTTAGTGAACATTTTTCAattgagacttttattttgggttttaaatatttccagaaaaaaaaacggGTTGTTTGTCAATTGTTGAATTACATTTTAGGACAAGCAAAGCTGGCTGTGTATATAAGCCGGAAAAATAAGATTCAGCTAAGGTCTAGTAAtgatgtttatgtgtgttttctgACTTTGGTCAAATCGAGGGTATTGAttgactttaatttttatagagcCATGGAAGACCTTTCAACGTTTGAACAAATTTGGTGTAATCATGGTGCTTTGTGCACATTATCTGAAGATGAGTTGGTGTTTTTCTTATAATCCCATAGTGTTCTCTTTTCTTTAATGTGCTTGCTGTATGTTTTgtttctgtctctccctctctctctctctctctctctatagcaAGGATAGCAATAAGATTAGATATATAGATACAGTGTGTATATTTCTGCTTTCCTTCAGTTTAAGACATAAATCTGCATGTATAAGCATTGATTTGTACAGTATAAACAGTTATAATGTGTTGCGGTACAGTACAATGGTAGAGTAGGCTATATTTGTGTTATGAACACTGTTCAACAGAAGATTCCTGTGCAATTCGTACAGTCTCTAACAGTTTATTGAAACAAACTCTTGAGAttatatacattacattaatattcaataaaataatattttcagaatAAATACAGCAGCACTCTTAAATATGTTAAATGCATGAGTCCTTAAAGGCGTCATGTCTAATGTGAGGTAGACATTTGGTTTAAATACATAGTCATATAtcataaagcaaacaacattGAGTTTAAAAACAAATGGAATGGTTTACAGACTAATATCATCATCATCCAAATATCAACATATAATATCAACGTCCAAATAGGTTCACCTTGGACTTCTGCTGTGCACTTGCACACTTTAACTGAATTAAGCTGGTCAGGAAAAAGCACAGCGGACTCagacagaatcagaatcagtcaTAACATCAGACGTGGTTTACGTGGAGAGTGAAGCTTTCTCTGAGCTTCTGAAGACCTAGATCTGGATCTTGCTGAGGTGCAGTTCATCAACTAGTTCATAAATATTAGTCATATAACTAAGAATAAATATAGTACGGAAGGAAACCTAATGTAAGTGCGCTGGAGCTTTGGTTCAGTGCGTGAGCTCCTGAAGACACTGGGAATCAGACGCCAGATCCTCACGGATTCTCTTCCCGTTCCAGGACGACACGCACCAGCAGCGGGGGGGCTGGCCCACCAGAGACGTCtcacactgacagacagacagaggagaGTTAGTGTGACAGAAAGAGTTAGTGTGCTGTTTCAGGCTCAGAGCAGACACACACCTGCTGGGTCTTGAAGAACCCGTGCTGGTCACAGTTGGGCAGGTAGAAGCTGGTGAACTTCTCTCCTAACGTCTGCTGGGATTCAGTGATGACGTCCAGAGCTGCGTGCAACTCAGTGTGACACGGACCCTACAcagaaaccacacaaacacatgacGGTCAACCAGAAGCACAAACAGGCCAAGTATCTGacacgctcctcccgaatctttttaataaaacataattaatggATATTAGGCCAAAActtaagatttatgtatttaaattacaAACCCATCCATTTGGATTAAactcattgattgattgattgattgattggtggATTATGCAATTTTAATAAATCGTTAAACTACTGAAAAATGTTATTTTGGcaactacctgaaataaaatatgtttaagtgttttattttagttaagattttatttaaagttacatagttatagttatagttgcAGTTTAACTTGAATAACCCTGTGAcaaatttttaacatttaagtttattactttttgtttaaactgtttaatCCAAAAAGATGgacataaatcttaaatttaggcCTGAACTATTCCTGTCACAAGTACAAAGCAAACAGCTTGAAATGCAACAGCTTCAGCCAATAAAAGTGAAGCTCTTTCCTGCAGTATTACAGGATCTGCAGGTTTCAGTACCTGTGGGATCAGTTTCTTCCGGATGGCGTTGACTCTTGCCTTGATGTTCTCCTGAGCCTCCGCTGCGTCCCGGGGGTCCAGCGGCCGGTTGAGGCTCAGCAGGTAATGCAGCGAGTCCTGGTCAGACGTGATGTCTGGCTCATCTAGACATGCATTCAGAGACAATCATGAGTCCTGTGACCAATAACCTATTGAAAACACACTCACTAATCAGAAACGCACCTTGCGTGTGGTCATACTCTACACAGACGGCGTGTCCGCGGGTCAGAGCGTGCAGCGGCCGTGGGTCACCGGGTCTCGGGGCACAGTGCAGGCCAGCGCCGCAGGGAGCCGTATAAACGCCACAGGACTCTCCTTTCTTCAGCGCACAGGACATACAGCATCCGCAGCCCGGCTCTCGCAGCACCTCTGGACAGTCCGAGGACACGGCGGGGCAGGAGTCCAGCTGCTCCCGAGAGCATGGAGCGCAGCGGATGGGTTCAGGCCTGATCACCGGAGAAAGATCCGCCGGACAGATGAGGACGCTCaccaacaacacaaacacacacagccttCTCATAGCAGAACAAGCGATGCACTCAAGCCGATATCAACTGCGGTGTGCTAGATTtgctctctgtgcgtgtgtgctGTGCTTTTATGCTGTGACATGATGACCTCAGAGAAGTTAATCATTGACATGCCGCTGGCCTGTATTAATTATGCTGTTTTCAGTGCACAGGTTTACTCTGGTTGTGCAGACGTCAATATTTACTCTAGTACTAAGTGTGCGATACAGAACAACGCAACATCTGTGACCCATTTCACCAATAACAGGTTCATGATGATGCTGTTTATCATCTGCACTCTCAGAAAGTTCACTCTGACGTGACTATGCATCATTTAGCTACTCATTTGTTCACTTCAGGAGCTAAAATGTACCTTTAAGATACTACTACAAACATTTAGGggtaaataatgtataaaagtcTTCCTTTTGAAAAAGTTCCGTCCCAGTGACAGCTTTCATATCTTGATTTCTGAGAGtgtgtattataataataatgtagcaTATAATTAGagattaaaacacatatttgccTGTCACACAACAGGAGTTATGAGCGCACGTCTCAGATGTGTTTTTGACCACACTTTGAGCTGGGTTACAAAAACAAGGTCATGTGGTCATTGCATAACAGGAGGTCTTCAGCCATCATAACATGTTTGTCACGAGGTGTCACACAGTAATTTAAAGTTCCTGGTGTAGTATTAGTAACTTTGGACACTAAGAGCACAAGATGCATTAGGCGCAACTAATAGTTTGTTAGTTTGAAGACATCGGCTTCATTAATGATTGAATCAGGCTTTAATGGTGAGCACATCTTATGAGTTCAAGCTTTGCTTGTCATCTTAAATCAACACGGCTGATGTTTTCAGGATTGCTGTAGGTCCATCAGTGCCTATATGCACACACACCATGAGCAAATCATTTACATCCCACCCACACAAGTTCATCCATAGATTGTGCAAGAAGAATGAAAACAGGCAATTGGAGACGGAGAATTAAACTTCTGACTTTGACTTTGCTGGCTGgtgaaaagaatataaaaaattataaaaacaaatgatgACCTCAGACTAGGGTGagcacctgctaataagcccaaggggggacaaggggtatgtttctgagggacaatgtgtgacaccccatgggcagactcactgatagtggtttacccatttctagcacataccaccttacatggtattttaataatgccctattcccctaaacattgacagatgcacttccacttacgatttacttttgctattgtatttatttttcattacaatttattcactttaaataaattataatataaaattataggatttaaatgaattgtagttgctcaacaccacaggaacagttaaaaaaaaaggtaacatcacaactcaagggaagggaattcactaatccctatatagtgtatggcagttgagttcactatatcaggagtgaacaaataaataagtgaccggattcggacagtgacgtatagcctacactgcgcgtgagacttggagctgttgcaaaaacattgccatatgtacttttatattacatgtacctaattttagaaaataatacttatagcaataatattcaaaataactttatattgcagttatacatacctcCCGCGTCAGCTTCATGGTTTCATCGATggtatatagtaataataataataataaataaataaataaatatatatattatatatatatatatatatatatatatatatatatatattaatgcttttatgttcataatcattaattgctattaaaataacgtactgagaacaaaaataaacacacacaaacgttcataattatgtatttattacttttagtatcttgacacttgctcaagcagcgttttgagctcagataagatggttgtTTATCGTCCTCAGGCGACCGTTAATTTTACATCGGAATACCTGTTATTAacggaaaaatgtaaattatccaccaaattatcatcatttaacaacgatgccacctcagtaaattagtcaaatagtaaactgagttattgcctacataacatattttaatataaataatgtaggaaaaacgttaaaacagaaataataaagatgtaaacttcatctctcgctctcgctctcgcaGTAGCGTGttgaactgtcaagtaatgttcgtttggctgcctggggctcgaggatataAAGCcatcaactttttttgagcaagcattgattatgcatgacacagtctcaatttgcgggacgcatgaattgggcttcaaacgctgtgcgcgcacacgctacgcgggacgggtggtcaccctacctcAGACATCAAGAGAGGCGAAATTCTTAGCAGAAGATGTGTTCCCTCTGTTTTTGGTCTCTGGGATCTCCATTCAATGGTCAGCTCATGTGTTGAGACCTTCTCGAGACCTTGCATCAGATTCACCTGCACAAACACAGATTAAACAAGTGATGCCCAAGGACAGCGTTTGACCTGCACCACAAtgccaaaaacaaaaagaaatgtaattgaAGCATGTCTTCAATTGTAatttatactatttatttttttaatttttgcattgcGACCAGTCTAAGCAAACAACgtcaaatgtgtaaaaaaaatataataataattaaatagtgttttaattaaatcaaaaaattgcacatttcaaaacaaaaccaaacaatgttcccataattaattaatgttctttttttaaacatgggACACCCAGATATTTCTCCATGCACTCTACATGTTAAATAGCCGTGTAAACCTGAGATGTGAGCGCTGCTGATCCGTCGGCTTGTTTCTAAATGAACACTAAGGCAGTTGATTTTCTTGGCCGTCTTGAATAGTATCTAGTGTGTTCCCTAAATTTTTTGAGGGTTAAACTGCAGTCTCTGCTGGCATGTTAACATGACATAAAGTAGT of Carassius gibelio isolate Cgi1373 ecotype wild population from Czech Republic chromosome A2, carGib1.2-hapl.c, whole genome shotgun sequence contains these proteins:
- the igfbp1b gene encoding insulin-like growth factor-binding protein 1b; amino-acid sequence: MRRLCVFVLLVSVLICPADLSPVIRPEPIRCAPCSREQLDSCPAVSSDCPEVLREPGCGCCMSCALKKGESCGVYTAPCGAGLHCAPRPGDPRPLHALTRGHAVCVEYDHTQDEPDITSDQDSLHYLLSLNRPLDPRDAAEAQENIKARVNAIRKKLIPQGPCHTELHAALDVITESQQTLGEKFTSFYLPNCDQHGFFKTQQCETSLVGQPPRCWCVSSWNGKRIREDLASDSQCLQELTH